Genomic DNA from Triticum dicoccoides isolate Atlit2015 ecotype Zavitan chromosome 4B, WEW_v2.0, whole genome shotgun sequence:
TCACCATGGAAGCAAATTCTCGATATAATTGAAGCAATGGTTCATTGTCGTGGAAGCATATCCCATAACGGAAGCAACATGTGCTTACAACAGAACAAAAATTTCATTATATTCCAAGGAGATAGGAGTTTGCTTCCATCTGCCTATTCACAACACAAGCAGACACAAATTATTCGACACAAATGATGGTAACAATTTATATTATTATGGAAGCAAGTTGAGTCGATGATAGTATATTATAATTGAGTCGAATGTTGAGTTGGATAAATTTTTTCTTACATCGGGCTTGCTTGATTTGTATGGAGATACAGGGTTAATGCTCTGCCGAATATGCATGCAAGGCACTGTTTTGGATTGATTGGCATTTTATGGCAACCTTCAGATGTTGATGCAAAAGACAAGTGACATGTTACTGTTTTCATATGATCTATTTAATTAGCTTTTGTCCAATGTGGTCATGGCACAAGGCACAATTTTGCCAAATGTATTGCTTGATACAGGTAGGGAACATAAACACATCTACATGAGCTATTTCATTCTTTGCTTTgctattttaatgctttgctttgcTAACTATTGCTATGTTAGTAACTTCCAATAGCATATGACATGAAATATTcattgcattttattttattttgcacccTGATCCACTCACCCAAGAAGGGGCAGTTATCCATGAGTAGAATCTTGGATTAACTTGTATCAATCTTGTTTTTGTAAGGATCGCAATGAAGCAAAGTAGAATCACAAGAGGACACAAAAGTTGTGTTTTAGTAGAACGTGTCATAGTCTCATCTTCGATAGTaatatgcaatgatttttttttgTAAGTTTAATATTAGTAGCACGTTCCTTGTAATTGATCTACAGTGATGGCGGCAACACTAAGCTAAAACCCAATATTGACTCATTCAGCATGGGCATGCTGCTAGATATGCATGCATGTCAATGCTTGTTTTACATGGAGCTTCGTGATGTACATTGACCATGATGATCCTTTCATTTTTATTATCCAACTACTTATATTATTTTATCAGAACTTAAGGATTCACTGAAGCTTGTGGCTTTCGATTTTCTCATCGAAAACTACAAAGCTTCACTGAAGGGATGACACGACTTAAGTTCAAGTCATTGAGGGAGTGATAATTCTTACAGATCAAAGTAAACACCTATCGTATGTGGGTTTCAAAAATACAAAAGTCTGATAATAGACAAAAACACTCATCGTTCAACTTATTTGTATATTTTTATGAACTATATTATTAGTGACGCTTTGTGGTCAAGGATATAATTTTTTTTTCTGTGGATGAATTGAGTTATTAAATTTCATTCCAGGCTTGAGCATGACAATGAGTAGAGGTGCACAATGTGTGTACAAGATTGTTACACTATCATCTTAGCCCAGTTTTGCACAATGTGTGTATACCATGTTGAACGCTACTTCCAGTTCTTCTATTTTGTTATCATATTACTTTTGTTAATGTATCTTTTTCTTATTAATTTCTACACTGAATGTATGAAAAGATTGTTGTGGTTACACAGTCATGGTAGCACCAGTTGTATCTATAGATTGTGATACATGGTGATGCATCTTTGTGAGGTTAATCGTGTGTTGAGAAGTCCATTTGCAAAACTATATCTGCAAAGGCATAATTTCATAGAAATTAAGATTTGAAATAATTGTTTCCTAAGTAAGATAACTGGGGAAATTTCTTTCTATGAttatacgtgcgttgcacgtgcacgcttactagtgcACTTAAGCTCATGAAACTAGTCGTAAAATCAGCAAAGCGGCACACTACCCCACGTCACATTTATAGTGAACATATTGAACGCAGTACAATACATAGCCCGCGGAATAACATCAAGAAGGtatggtttctctctctctctctctctctctctctctctctctctctctctcgtatatcTCCATCGAGTTTTGCTCCGATACACCCCCAAGAAAAGTTTATAGATTTTGATGCAGATTAAGGATGGAGATTAGTAGATACCCTTTCAATCAAAAATCTCTCCGGAAAAGCAGATTTTTTATTCATTCTATGATTTGTGTATACATCCCGATAACATGCTCGGAAAGTCTATGCGAGGAATCTCATATAACTAAAGGTCAAAGGCGAGAATTCACATACCTAACGATGGACCGGACTATTTCCCATTGTCAAGTTTTACCGAACATTCTTGTcacaaggtttttatttttcttaagtcaAATCATGCGAAACATGCATAGTATGCAAGTATATTTTCTTCACTCAAGTTCTAGTAGACTTTTTTTTTTAGGGATTGTACACAAAGAAATAACTAATTCTGACAAGCTGCACATAAACCTATAAGCCCAGGCCCATCAATTGCCCCCCAAAAAGGGCCCATCACAACCCACCCCCAACGCTTGGACGACGAACACCACCACACTGGTCATCCCCCATTTCCGTACCTGTCTGCTCCGTCCGCCTCCCAAGCTTTGCGGCTCCAGGGTTTAGCTAGGGTTCTACCCacgaccaccgccgccgcccgccccgccgccgccgcagccatggccggcgccggcgccggagagGAGGACGCGGCGTGGGAGCGCGCCATCAGCGCGGCCGTCAAGAGCGCGCCGCTCTCCCCCTTCTCCGCCCCCAAAACCCTAACCCTCGACGGCGCCGTCAAGTCCTCCACCGGCCGCCTCCCCTCGCCGGCGCTCTTCGACCGCTTCCCCTCGCTCGAGGAGCTCTCCGTCGCGGGCGCCCGCCTCTCCTCGCTCGCCGGCCTGCCCCGCCTACCGGCCCTCCGCCGCCTCTCCCTCCCCGACAACCGCCTCGCCGGGGCCGGCTCCCTCGCCGCCGTCGCCGAGTCCTGCGGCGGGACCATCCGCCACCTCGACCTCGGCAACAACCGCTTCGCCGCGGTCGAGGAGCTCGCCCCGCTCGCACCGCTCGGGGTCGAGTCGCTGGACCTGTACCAGTGCCCCGTCACCAAGCTCAAGGGGTACAGGGAGAAGGTGTTTGCGCTGGTCCCCAGCTTGAAGTACCTGGATGGCGTCGATGCCGAGGGCAATGACCGCCTGGAGTccgatgaggacgaggaggaggatgaggatgaggatgaggaaggGGATGAAGAGGGGGCGGAGGACGGCGAAGGGGAAggggacgaagaggaagaggaaggagatgaagaagaagatggcgaggaagaggagggagatgaagaggaagaggaaggcgacGAGGTGAGATTTCTCTTCTAATTTCTCTGCTATTTAGAAATCTGTATTGGTTGGCATTTGATAAAATGTTCCTCATATGATGTACTCCTTCAATAACCTCCGCATAGCTGACAACTAGTTAAACGGTTAATGAGTTGTATCGGTAACGTTATAGTACTGCACTGCAGGATTTCCTTTAAAACAATTAATCGTTGCTCATA
This window encodes:
- the LOC119294596 gene encoding acidic leucine-rich nuclear phosphoprotein 32-related protein 2-like, producing the protein MAGAGAGEEDAAWERAISAAVKSAPLSPFSAPKTLTLDGAVKSSTGRLPSPALFDRFPSLEELSVAGARLSSLAGLPRLPALRRLSLPDNRLAGAGSLAAVAESCGGTIRHLDLGNNRFAAVEELAPLAPLGVESLDLYQCPVTKLKGYREKVFALVPSLKYLDGVDAEGNDRLESDEDEEEDEDEDEEGDEEGAEDGEGEGDEEEEEGDEEEDGEEEEGDEEEEEGDEAEDEEDEAEDDEPESGAAEKSEVVNGNKSAGSALPSKRKRDNEDGANGDN